One Glycine max cultivar Williams 82 chromosome 3, Glycine_max_v4.0, whole genome shotgun sequence DNA window includes the following coding sequences:
- the LOC100795469 gene encoding multisubstrate pseudouridine synthase 7 — translation MAMKTAEEHEVGISCFISDLPGFRGILKQRYSDFIVNEVDRDGTVVQLSSLDAPQEEPESSQENGTNTSDNVVSYASQIESFKSLAGDSDAVLLEEFINKINAGGEDGVSPIVLSPDSDKSHRKAMHNFFKENFKFLVTDVVDGPDASSKCIRVRLNSAEPNNKGKNSKKRKERGDKPFDSRGSENWPKNVGKFLRFHLYKENKDTHEALGVIGNMLSVQPKSFGFAGTKDKRAVTTQRVTVYKQRASRLASLNKRLFGIKLGDFCYVKEGLCLGQLLGNRFTITLRGIVADSEDIIKASADALGRHGFINYFGLQRFGSGSLPTHLIGAALLQGEWKLAVDMILDPRDGEKSAIAKARKYYKESSDVVGTLKQLPRYLVAERAVLQTLKTSPGNYLQALKSIPRTLRMLYVHSYQSYLWNHAASKRVQKYGTENVVLGDLVYCKENSTGKVTESVGSEYAEDCSGRYDSNNEDEISGEIHEEIDSVKVVDVEDLNSGYYTIDDVILPMPGSRIKYPTNHIANVYEDLAKKDGISLTESVHNVEDFSITSITGCYRRVFQKPINFEWELLTYSDSNKQLVETDLDKVNKSKPMGTVKQMGAANGKNEEAFDCIRELESSNDVVKVENYSEIAGEEIKLPHDESLSGSSSQDSQIALKLSFTLPASCYATMAIRELLKTSTSVAYHKTLNQ, via the exons ATGGCGATGAAAACTGCAGAAGAACACGAAGTGGGTATCTCCTGCTTCATTTCCGACCTTCCTGGCTTCCGCGGAATTTTAAAGCAAAG GTATTCTGATTTTATCGTGAATGAAGTGGACAGAGATGGAACAGTTGTTCAATTGTCCTCGCTTGATGCCCCTCAAGAGGAGCCAGAG AGTTCTCAGGAAAATGGAACCAACACATCCGACAATGTTGTAAGTTATGCCTCTCAGATTGAATCTTTCAAGTCTCTTGCTGGGGACTCTGATGCTGTTCTTTTGGaagaatttattaataaaattaatgccGGTGGAGAAGATGGTGTTTCGCCCATTGTTCTTTCTCCAGATTCTGATAAATCTCATCGAAAG GCAATGCATAACTTCTTTAAGGAAAACTTTAAGTTCCTGGTCACTGATGTGGTTGATGGACCCGATGCTTCATCAAAATGTATCCGTGTGAGATTGAATTCTGCTGAACCAAACAACAAAGGCAAAAACTCCAAGAAACGCAAAGAAAGAGGTGATAAGCCCTTTGACAGCCGAGGTTCAGAAAATTGGCCTAAAAATGTTGGCAAGTTCCTTAG GTTTCATCTTTACAAGGAGAACAAAGATACCCACGAAGCCTTGGGGGTTATTGGAAATATGCTCAGTGTCCAG CCAAAATCATTTGGATTTGCGGGTACAAAGGACAAGCGTGCTGTCACGACCCAAAGG GTTACTGTTTACAAGCAGCGAGCAAGTCGGCTAGCTTCCCTTAACAAGCGCTTGTTTGGTATTAAATTGGGTGATTTCTG TTATGTTAAGGAAGGACTTTGTCTTGGCCAGCTCTTGGGAAATCGATTTACAATCACATTGCG AGGTATTGTTGCAGATTCTGAAGATATCATAAAAGCATCTGCAGATGCCTTAGGAAGGCACGGCTTCATTAACTACTTTGGTCTCCAG CGTTTTGGAAGTGGTTCTTTGCCAACTCACCTTATTGGAGCTGCATTACTCCAAGGGGAATGGAAACTTGCTGTAGACATGATCCTTGATCCAAGAGATGGAG AGAAAAGTGCAATAGCCAAGGCACGCAAGTACTATAAAGAAAGTAGTGATGTTGTTGGGACACTTAAGCAGTTGCCTCGATATTTAGTTGCTGAAAGGGCTGTG CTGCAAACTTTAAAAACGTCTCCTGGAAATTATTTGCAGGCTTTGAAAAGTATTCCAAGGACTCTGAGAATGTT GTATGTTCATAGTTACCAAAGCTATTTGTGGAACCATGCTGCAAGTAAGAGGGTGCAAAAATATG GAACTGAAAATGTAGTATTAGGGGACTTGGTATATTGTAAAGAAAATTCTACTGGAAAGGTTACAGAGTCTGTTGGATCTGAATATGCTGAAGACTGCAGTGGTAGGTATGATTCTAATAACGAAGATGAAATCTCTGGAGAGATTCATGAAGAAATAGATAGTGTCAAG GTTGTCGATGTTGAAGATCTTAATTCAGGATATTACACAATTGATGATGTAATCCTTCCCATGCCAGG TTCAAGGATAAAATATCCAACCAATCATATTGCCAATGTTTATGAAGATTTAGCGAAAAAA GATGGAATCAGTTTAACTGAAAGCGTGCATAATGTGGA GGATTTCTCAATAACTAGTATCACTGGATGCTACAGGAGGGTTTTTCAGAAGCCAATTAACTTTGAATG GGAATTACTTACATATAGTGATAGTAATAAACAATTGGTAGAGACAGATTTAGACAAAGTTAACAAGTCTAAGCCTATGGGCACTGTCAAACAAATGGGTGCAGCAAATGGGAAAAATGAAGAAGCCTTTGATTGCATTAGAGAATTAGAGAGCTCCAATGATGTTGTAAAGGTTGAGAATTATAGTGAGATTGCAGGTGAGGAAATAAAATTACCACACGACGAATCTCTCAGTGGCTCCAGCTCTCAAGATTCCCAAATCGCTCTAAAATTGAGCTTTACTCTTCCTGCTTCATGTTATGCAACAATGGCCATAAGGGAGCTGCTGAAGACTTCAACATCT GTTGCATATCACAAGACATTAAACCAATAG
- the LOC100795995 gene encoding trihelix transcription factor GTL1, translating to MFDGAPDQFHQFIAPTRTTLPLHMSFPLHHHASSTPPPNTFLPFDPYNPSSHHHHLPSLQTNHLLHPLHPPTTIISPTPTHKHEQDKVAPINNNNDVEIQRDQRQLPDQLTDSWTNDEVLALFRIRSSMENWFPELTWDHVSRKLAEVGFKKSAEKCKEKFEDESRYFDNINNNYGKNNFRFLISELEELCQNPDPGGGGDNHNGVEKTHPLGGDNMGHHALEENKRDIEITTATKQCDDIVVEKSNISKVRKRKRRDRFEMFKGFCESVVNKMMAQQEEIHNRLLEDMLKRDQEKFAREEAWKKQELDRMNKELEIMAQEQAIAGGRHATIIEFLKKCATTTTSLSSPPSQNAKYYKTNGSNLPNCALHPQNPNDPSNEDNNLEPTPSPKMIQNHDQATLLGAENPSASDTLLQVPSSSNSSPTPGHNPSSSLNSHNNIIPLDSNSVSTYKPTSTTPMASTSENSKDDIGRRWPRDEVLALINLRCTSLSSSNNNNNNNEEKEGNNKGPLWERISQGMSELGYKRSAKRCKEKWENINKYFRKTKDNVNKKRSLNSRTCPYFHQLSCLYGQGKIVPQSDEREGKNYLNPTANSGDQVPPDHDQVQADESYQVGSAALVQYAC from the exons ATGTTCGATGGAGCACCGGACCAGTTCCACCAATTCATAGCACCAACAAGGACCACTCTTCCTCTTCACATGTCCTTCCCTCTCCACCATCATGCCTCTTCAACCCCTCCTCCAAATACCTTCCTACCCTTTGATCCATATAACCCTTCTTCTCATCATCATCACTTGCCATCACTCCAAACAAATCATCTCTTGCACCCATTGCACCCCCCTACTACTATTATTTCTCCCACTCCCACCCACAAACATGAACAAGACAAGGTTGCTccaatcaacaacaacaacgacgTTGAGATTCAAAGAGATCAAAGGCAATTACCAGATCAGCTAACCGATTCCTGGACCAACGATGAAGTGCTTGCACTTTTTAGAATCAGATCTAGCATGGAAAATTGGTTCCCGGAGCTCACATGGGACCATGTCTCAAG AAAGCTAGCAGAGGTTGGGTTTAAGAAGAGTGCTGAGAAGTGCAAGGAGAAGTTCGAAGATGAGAGTAGATATTTCGACAACATTAATAATAACTACGGAAAGAACAATTTCCGGTTCCTTATTAGCGAGCTGGAGGAGCTTTGTCAAAACCCTGAtcctggtggtggtggtgataatCATAATGGGGTTGAAAAGACTCACCCCCTGGGAGGAGACAACATGGGCCACCACGcattggaagaaaataaaagagacatTGAAATAACTACAGCGACCAAACAATGTGATGACATTGTGGTGGAGAAGTCAAATATTTCAAAGGTGCGCAAGAGGAAGAGGCGTGATAGGTTCGAAATGTTCAAGGGTTTTTGCGAGAGTGTCGTCAACAAGATGATGGCTCAGCAAGAAGAGATTCACAACAGGCTCCTCGAGGACATGCTCAAAAGGGACCAAGAGAAGTTCGCCAGAGAGGAGGCGTGGAAGAAGCAAGAGTTGGATAGGATGAACAAGGAGCTTGAGATTATGGCACAAGAGCAAGCCATTGCCGGGGGTAGACATGCCACCATAATTGAATTCTTAAAGAAATgcgcaacaacaacaacttcatTATCATCCCCTCCAAGCCAAAATGCCAAGTACTACAAAACAAATGGTTCAAATCTTCCAAATTGTGCATTGCACCCGCAAAACCCTAATGATCCTTCCAATGAAGACAACAATCTTGAGCCAACACCTTCTcctaaaatgattcaaaatcatGATCAAGCTACGTTATTGGGAGCAGAAAACCCTAGCGCAAGTGACACATTACTACAagttccttcttcctccaactCTTCCCCAACACCCGGCCACAACCCTAGTTCTTCACTCAATAGCCACAATAACATTATCCCATTAGACTCAAATTCAGTTTCAACATATAAGCCCACCTCAACAACCCCTATGGCCAGTACCAGTGAGAATTCGAAAGATGATATTGGGAGAAGATGGCCAAGAGATGAAGTGTTAGCACTGATAAACCTGAGGTGCACAAGTCtaagcagcagcaacaacaacaacaacaacaatgaagagaaagaaggaaacaataAGGGTCCTCTGTGGGAGAGAATCTCGCAAGGGATGTCAGAGCTGGGATACAAGAGAAGTGCAAAGAGGTGCAAAGAGAAATGGGAGAACATAAACAAGTACTTCAGAAAAACCAAGGATAATGTTAATAAGAAAAGGTCCCTTAACTCTAGGACATGTCCTTATTTCCATCAACTGAGTTGCTTGTATGGTCAGGGAAAAATCGTGCCACAGTCTGATGAAAGGGAAGGGAAAAACTACTTGAATCCAACCGCGAATTCCGGTGATCAAGTGCCACCGGATCATGATCAAGTCCAAGCTGATGAGTCTTATCAAGTGGGGTCTGCTGCTTTGGTTCAGTATGCATGTTGA